The following proteins are encoded in a genomic region of Arachis stenosperma cultivar V10309 chromosome 4, arast.V10309.gnm1.PFL2, whole genome shotgun sequence:
- the LOC130974183 gene encoding uncharacterized protein LOC130974183, with protein MAVHSEYRLIGYSEEIVDGQPIFVSSNCLPIKAVKYEPAGHAFHSAALKLLGVRESNEDPDSKKVVDDKEPTSLPSDSYSSKSKKKAGDKQQDHYALLGLSHLRYLASEDQIRKSYRETALRFHPDKQAALLLAEETEAAKQAKKDEIESHFKAIQEAYEVLIDPVKRRIYDSTDEFDDEIPTDCAPQDFFKVFGPAFMRNGRWSVSQPIPSLGDDNTPLKEVDDFYNFWYSFKSWREFPHADEFDLEQAESRDHKRWMERQNAKLSEKARKEEYARIRSLVDNAYKRDPRILRRKEEEKAEKQRKKEAKIMAKRMQEEEAARIAEEEKRRKEEEEKRAAEVASQQKKVKEKEKKLLRKERTRLRNLSGPILSQQLLGISDDDVEKLCMSFDIEKLRGLCEKMEGKQVVDQAEVLRDALSCKKDETDKKEERSIQQNGAVKVNGSVSLSNIEKKEKPWSKEEIDLLRKGMQKYPKGTSRRWEVISEYIGTGRSVDEIMKATKTVLLQKPDSAKAFDAFLEKRKPAAQSIASPLSTREELEGVSVPAKPENSAAATTNNSEDSNSNQTSGSAPSPAAANGVSSSSEQDVWSAVQERALVQALKAFPKETNQRWERVATAVPGKTVNQCKKKFALMKESFRSKKSAV; from the coding sequence ATGGCTGTGCATTCGGAATATCGTCTTATTGGTTACTCAGAAGAGATTGTAGATGGGCAGCCTATTTTTGTTTCTTCAAACTGTCTTCCTATCAAGGCTGTGAAGTATGAACCAGCTGGCCATGCCTTCCATTCTGCCGCACTCAAACTTCTCGGTGTTAGGGAGAGTAACGAAGATCCTGATTCTAAAAAGGTTGTTGACGATAAGGAACCGACATCTCTCCCGTCCGATTCCTACAGCAGCAAGAGCAAAAAGAAAGCTGGAGACAAGCAGCAAGATCACTATGCATTGCTGGGCCTGAGTCATCTAAGATATCTTGCCTCGGAGGATCAAATTCGTAAGAGCTACCGTGAAACTGCCTTGAGGTTTCATCCCGACAAACAGGCTGCTCTGCTTCTTGCTGAGGAAACCGAAGCCGCAAAGCAGGCAAAGAAAGATGAAATAGAAAGCCACTTTAAGGCCATCCAGGAGGCGTATGAGGTCTTGATTGATCCCGTGAAAAGAAGAATTTATGATTCGACAGATGAGTTTGATGATGAGATTCCAACTGATTGTGCTCCGCAGGACTTCTTCAAAGTGTTTGGTCCTGCATTTATGAGGAATGGTCGGTGGTCAGTCAGTCAACCAATTCCATCACTAGGCGATGATAATACTCCACTAAAAGAAGTTGATGATTTCTACAATTTTTGGTACTCCTTTAAAAGTTGGAGGGAGTTTCCCCATGCTGATGAGTTTGATCTTGAGCAAGCTGAATCTCGTGACCATAAGAGATGGATGGAAAGGCAGAATGCAAAACTTTCAGAGAAAGCTAGGAAGGAAGAGTATGCTCGGATACGTTCCCTTGTTGATAATGCTTATAAGAGAGACCCAAGAATAttgagaagaaaagaagaggagaaagcTGAGAAGCAAAGGAAAAAAGAGGCTAAAATCATGGCAAAGAGGATGCAGGAAGAAGAAGCAGCCAGAATTGCAGAAGAGGAGAAGCGGCgaaaggaggaggaagagaaacGAGCTGCAGAAGTTGCTTCACAGCAGAAGAAGgtgaaggagaaagagaaaaagctCTTGCGGAAGGAGAGAACACGGCTGCGGAATCTCTCTGGACCTATATTGTCACAACAGTTACTTGGTATTTCTGACGACGATGTTGAGAAGCTTTGCATGTCATTTGATATTGAGAAGCTAAGGGGTTTGTGTGAGAAAATGGAGGGAAAACAGGTAGTGGACCAGGCAGAAGTTCTAAGAGATGCACTGAGTTGCAAGAAAGATGAGACTgataagaaagaagagagaagtaTCCAACAAAATGGTGCCGTGAAGGTTAATGGCAGTGTTTCTTTAAGCAACATTGAGAAGAAGGAGAAACCTTGGAGTAAAGAAGAGATTGATCTATTGAGGAAAGGAATGCAGAAATATCCCAAAGGAACTTCAAGGAGATGGGAGGTCATTTCCGAATACATTGGTACTGGAAGATCAGTGGACGAAATAATGAAGGCAACAAAAACAGTTCTCCTCCAGAAGCCAGATTCAGCCAAAGCTTTTGATGCTTTCCTTGAGAAAAGGAAACCTGCAGCACAATCAATTGCATCTCCACTGTCAACCAGAGAAGAATTAGAAGGGGTATCAGTTCCTGCAAAGCCTGAAAATAGTGCTGCTGCAACAACAAATAACTCAGAAGACTCTAATAGCAACCAGACATCTGGTTCTGCTCCTTCTCCTGCTGCTGCAAATGGAGTTTCCTCTAGTTCAGAACAAGACGTGTGGTCTGCAGTACAGGAACGAGCACTGGTTCAAGCTCTAAAAGCCTTCCCAAAGGAAACTAACCAGCGATGGGAACGAGTCGCAACAGCTGTCCCTGGAAAGACTGTGAATCAGTGCAAGAAAAAATTCGCATTGATGAAGGAGAGTTTCAGGAGCAAGAAAAGTGCGGTTTAA